The nucleotide sequence ATAATGCGGTGTGGTTTGAATTCGTAAAAGACAACTAAGGAAATATGCGCACATTCAAGTTTTCACGCTGACCGTGTGTGTcaactgcttctcttcccgtgcatattgtaaaagtcagtcaagggtaaggcttaaaaacttggcattcttcttttagaaatCTTAAgattctgtcactatttgaatctaaattttatcttGAAGCCCACAACTGAACAtgggtcacgttcagctgacttttcaagactgatggctctgtgtaccccgcaagggatatagacgtgactatatgtgtctatgtatgtaattaaattaaaagtattatgtaaaagaaatatttatgtaataaaatattatcctgCTTATATATTAGTGAATCATTCAATTAGGTACGTTCGCATATCATTTCTTGGAATTGCAGTACTTATCACAAGTACTTTTCGATTGCCAAGTCCCTCAGTACCTAACTAGAGTAATGTGTTATAAGTATGTGTAATAtagtgttttttattatttgaatcataGCACGACTTATAACTACTTAATTCAGGcttatgaaataatataaatacttttcattttttactattatttatttttatataaatttcaaagaaaGAATAACTATCACAAAAGTGACCAActaaaaagtaggtaagagATAGTGAAGATATTTGTATGGTGGTAACATTTCAACTGGGGTTTTCGAATAAATTATTCGCGTTTGCCATAATTAACGCTATCCTTCGGAAGTGCTTCTCGCTAGATTTATCCATTCATTAAGGTAAAGCAGCTTTATCCGATACGCTAATTGAGCGGATTGATTAAGATGCTTCTGCAGCTTCGTTTGAGATAGACCTTATGGGGAACAAAGATAGTTATTGTTCGAAGTTTTCATTGTCGTAATATAGAAGTTAATTATAGAACTTTCATTCAGTTTGAAGGGTTTACCGACAAGAGTTTAGGGAAGCGCTACAAAGTAACCGATGATGGAATAAACTAAGCAAAACTCGGATAGGGCTGGACTGGTCATGTTTTAACTAGGAAACCTGGTAGTGGTGCCAAAGTACCTGGATTAGAAAGCATGAGATCATGATTCCTAGACGAAGACCACGGCAGGTACATACATAGTGTATGAGAGTTGAACAAGGTTTACCTGTATAATatattagaaatattataCAGGTAAacctataggtaggtatagctaaaaagaataaataccGACTTCAAAAACGCTACATTTCCGTTGATGTCTAAGTCAATCTGATTTCAGAGTCCTTGTGGCCAAGAATTAACCGACAGACAGACGCAGATCATCGACGCTATCAAGAAAGAATTCAACATCAACAACAACTTTCAACATAAATTTctagttttttattaagttatttatattctaattctaattaaattttcgGCAAACAGAATGTTTTACTAAATTTCGTGTGTAACATAATATTAAGTCCcataaaacctgacttacccaatctagATTTATGGTCAAAGGACACACCCCAGAAAAGAATGATCCAAGTACAATAAGTCTAAATACAGATGGTGAAAAAATACTcattactaaataaaattttgcctAAACGTCCAATGACATAAACTTTAATATGGTACAAATTCACACTAAAATGACATATCGAGTTAACAAAAGTGTGTAACCACAACATTACGTATTATTTAagacaaaataatgaaaatggaTATAGGTTTAAACTCACCTTTCAATTTATTCTGGCATCTGAGTTGATCGATGATATCcgttaaacaatattttctattcactACTGCCTTCACTTCATCACTATCGTCAGGTTCCACTTTCATCACCAACTTATCACttgtcacatctatatcaTCACTGCACTTCACTTTTGGGGATTGTGAGTTATCCATTGAttccatttttattgtttcaatgTTTTAAGAGTAAAATTACACGCTTTCTAATGTTGTTTGGTTATTGTTAATAGACTTACAATTACACTCTGATCCTTAAATCAACAGTGAGATCAATAAACTGTCACTTATTATAATCAACGATATCTGAAaggcaaaaaaaagaaataaaagatgaAGATAAATGAAACCtgtcaatctcaattccatcaattaTCCAGCTAGGTAAATGTAGCATTTtagtcttgtgactattgactcttgttatgtgaatgtgtgatataaaaataaatttgtataatagATTGGTTTCCTATAGATATTCCGGGATAAGGGAAGGAGCCAGTCTTTTCAATCAACGTTTCATGATTAAAAGTGATTTATATGGGGTTGACCGACCCTGAAAAATTAACTAGAAATTGCCTGAATTTCGAGAATATCACTTAGCTTTACCAAAATTTAAGGGGTTAAATCTTAAGAAACATAACAGTTGAGCAAAAAACACGTAAAGGTATAAAAGAGCtgatttaagaagaagaagaggatGGATTTCATAACCAAGACTAAAGTAGTGAAGAATGGATGACGCATTCGCCTAAAACTCGATTTAGAAATTACTATAGAAAGAAGGCTATTAGAACTAGAGACATcgtattaagaaaataatgtataaaatcaaaatgtgTCTAAAATACGATTGCATCAATAGGTGACCgacttcaaacaaacaaagataaCATTACTCATACCGGGATATATAACTTCATGCAATCTACAATTTAGATCGATCATCAAAATGGATGAAcgtgaaaaaataacaagtttATGCTTTTATAGGCACCATTGAATGCTATGAGTACCATATGACCACACAGTTGTCATACTTATGATGCAATAGAGCATTGAAAGTTACTGAAAGAATAGCTATGAATGTATACCTACCCACATAAAATTGATACGAAGTTAACGTATTAAGTAACGGCTAGACAAATTTCGACCTTGTGTCACGTTGATAATAAGATTGATAATGattaagacaaaaaataatttaaagtaaacGTATAGTTCAGGATCAAAACACATAAAACTACAAACGCACTACTTTCCATTGATAGctatgttttacaataaatgcgaaattgaCACTTGGAATGTCAGTTATGAAACAACAGAGAAATGTTGTTACAAAAACACTGGCGATGCTTGATTTTGAGAATAGAATTCAAAAttcgtacaaaaaaaaatgttacctaTAAGCAACAGGTACGGTGACGCCGTGCCGGTTATCGGAGTCGACTGATAAAGTGAGGTGTCAGGTCAAACGTGCAAGTGGGGCGGTACCTACGTACTTCGCTGATAACGAACGATAGCAGGCTCTTAACCTTCCGAGTGGCACGCCGCGGTGACATCGCCTGAAGAACTCACGACTtcattattctttttagtttttaaattcacAATGACAACAATGTTTCAGTTTGCGTTGTCTTGTCATGCGTAAATGCTGAAATGTCCCAAATTGTTGAATACGAGTATCCAGCAAACTGTACGTAGGCCACGTACAGTTTGCTGGATTCAGTCTAGAGAAAGCAGAAATAACATTTctacttaccacgatccctgcatacttatttcgctttaTTCACAATAATGTTAGGtcgttaaatatatttcaccTGTCAAAGTAGGTGGTATCTCATAATTTAGGCATAATAGACACCGTGCATGTTAAATTTCCTCACGACAAAAGTCATTATTTTACGTAAGTACTCATCTCCATTAACTCTATCTCCTAAAACTCATGCATCGCtcataagtacttatatttttaagaagcaTCGGCATCTGTAACGCATTGCTAGTCTATATGCCTTTGGATCACAAGTTCCTGGGTTTGATTCCCAATTAGACcatgataataaattaactttttctgattggcctgggtgttggatatttatctattactAGCTGGTTACCCGTGACTTCGTACTCGTATAGGTGCTGAACTATAATAACGAATAACACTAAAACTTACGGTTCGTTGAGTTTGtgttttatagtaaaaatCTTGAACTGACTTAAGGGACCCGTAccgtatatttttgtattattttataccatCATTATACTCAACTAGGTCGAAGAATAAGATTAATTCGCTGTCCATATTGTTTGACACGTAGGTATTCTTATTTCTGCGACCGGTCACAGAACTGATAAGCTGATATCGTAATCTCAAGGAAATCTACTGATAATTGTCTGGCTCAGTACTTTCAGGTCAATTTCAGCAATTGACTTAAGGATAGTTATAGTTGATTAAaggaagaataaaaaaaagtctagACTGATTCTTGAATTTTGCAGGATAATGATGATTGTAGGGAAGAAATGTGAAGAATTTATGTCATTGGCAAAACAATAAGTAAGCTTTTATATTTGCCAATCaaaacgaataaataatttaataagtaagCAGGAACCAATTATACGCAACGTCTACCCATTTAGTAAAGAAGCTCGATCCAGTGTAAATGCATAAGAATAGCCAAATATCAATCACCGCGATAAGATGCCTGACCAGCTAAAATGTATAGTGATGGTATCcatacaaaatgtaaaaaagtaaCCGTGGTGATGACGTCACGGTCGGTCTACCAGAATTTGGCTGGCACCTGCGATGATTCCATTTGAGTCTTTATACTAGTACAAGTCGCAAAATGggactaaaacaaaaatatgccCTTGTataaaccacgttcagctacaatggaataaaaataagggagtgacaggtttttagtccatcgcctaaaaaaagtttattacccTTTCcgttgataataaaaaataaacaataaaaaaaaatcaaaatacctatatattgtAAGATAGTATCATGATGATGACGTCATGGTCTACCAACATTTGGCCGACACCTGCGACGATCTAATTTCAGCCCGAAGTGACCCGGGCGCCTGAACGCCTGACACTTGTTGACATCGATATAAAACTTTGCCGAGTCAATTTGAGCCGACTggcctattattattttgtatatttacgacaaaaagaataataaaaataaaattcaagacataatttttttaagatgctTATTAATTCGTTCGTTGACACAAGTATCAAGTAAAGTTCCATGATGGAACGACTGATTACAACTAAACATTGGTGAAATAATCACatcaataaacataaaactgCCCGAGTAATAAATAACGAAGAACATTGTTATGTACTTCGCTATTCGTATTTTGTTCATTACTAAAACGCTTCTTAAATATGATGTCACGACCTGAGTATATTTTATTCGCATCATGAACCTTAAATAATGCATTTACGGAATGTCTTTATAAAAGttgttacatatttttgatattcGTGATGCGAATGCGAGCATCAATTTTTTGGGTTCTGTGCTCATTATATAACTAGATCCCCCGTATAGATATTTTGTcaataagtaggtatcttTAAAGTATAGACACGCtcaattacaattttacatacatacatacatatggtcacgtctatgtcccttgcggggtagacagagccaacagtcttgaaaagactgaatagcctcgttcagctatttggcttaatgatagaattgagattcaaatagtaacaggttgctagctcatcgcctaaaaaagaatcccatgtttgtaagcctattccttagtcgccttttacgacataaatgggaaagagatagagtggtcctattctttttgtattggtgccgggaaccacacggcacttttacactattacaattttattataatgtttatggATTCTTCCAGAGTGAAATGTCAGTTTTGTCAATCCATAACCGAATATCAGTTGTGTGAGAGTTGGCCCACGTCCACACGCCCGCGTTATTTCAGGAGCGGCGAGGTCATGACCCCTCCACCTTCGCGTCACCTCTGACTGTCTCCTGATAGTTTTTAGTCAAACTAGTCGTATTAATAACTAGTTTCTTTCCTGGATTACGTTCCTATGAATCTATGATAAAATGGATAAATTAAGGCGCGCGCCTCCGCCCCCTTGTCCCGGGAATCGCGCGCGGGAATTTTGGAAAACACTTATTtagtcttcttcttcctcctggcttaagtCCTAGTTGCATCCTCCTCACTCTGGAGAGggtctttgaccatggatcctggattgggtgagtcaggtttttatacgaagcaactcccatctgacctccgcaacttttgcagggcaACCTAagccgtattggatccatcatggttacacatccagttgcctgaacgcCGGCCTGCCTGCCTCAACGtaagaaataagtaaattttgagaaatcctctcttagtgcacatCTCTAGCCTCAAAAATCTGGGcagtgcgttgtctgtcagtcaatCAGACACAGTAACTGCAATGTTTTATGTATTAGATTAGATTTACTTCGACGTTTTATTGTTAGATGAACTTCTTTTTAATGGCCATAATCTAATACCTACATAGTCTATTTCagtaaagtaatatttttctttgggCAATTTTATCGTTTCAGTGCACTTTTAAAAATTGCACCTTATCTCATTATACTTCGGTCAATTTTTATGCCTCCAGTTGCACTTAATAGATGTTTGATGATACTAATATGTACAAATTTTCCGATGGTATATCTCTTTAAGCATATGGCATTAGACAAATTAGCAGTATAGTGCAACAGGTGAGCGCTGAAGCGAGCTCCACATTTCAATACAAAGTTATCGCGCCATTGTATTTTACTTCTGCTTAATCGGAAACAATGAACTATTAGGTATtgtacaatgaaaaaaaaccaCACCTGTGTTGGCTCACTCAACCAGATTTCTCATAAATCTTTCAGTGAATAGAAGGGTGGCATCAGAAAAATAgtatgaatttaataatagtaggTACAAAAACTTTGATCTAAACTTTGGTCGATATCGCTACAGGACAGAAAGTGGTGTAacattttactaatttattattttttttacagatccgaaatttaaatatactgttgataatattaaaaacaaccCAGTCACAAAATGATGACAGCTATGAACAAAGTCAATCACAAGATCAAGGCGATGACTACGATGAATCAAAAACCCATTATCATCGACTGCGGCATAATAGGAAATCGAAATACCCAGTATTTAATGCATTACCCTATACCAACGAATATGACTACCACTACAACGAGGACGTCTGTGATTGCTCCTGTGACAAATGTCACATCGTGAAGCCATGTTGCAAGGAATTCTGCATGAATTGTCATGCCATGAGTCAAGCTAACGTTTATTATTTCCCATATCCATTTCCACAGTACCCCGCCGCCGCAATTCCACCATATGCTGTAATTATTCCAAACTCGACAATACCAGAGATTTTAGTTACCTCAACACCTTTCACAATCACATCACAACCGATTACAATGACAACAAGAACTGCAAGTACTTCAACGGCGGCTCCATCTACTTTACAAAAATCGTCATCAACTGTGGTGGAATCATCTTCATCTTTGTCAATAACGCCAGACTCTCGAAGAGAAGCAGTCATTGAAGTAAGTGACATTtacataaatgaaaatattcgaaataacgatgcaaaatatattttgacgtCTCTACGAAGAACCAAGCCTTACTGGCAGGCAAGTGGTGTAGTGCCCATTCCAAACAATTTGGCAGAGAAACTAATGACCCAAATGAAAGACGACACAAAACGTAATCGAAGAGGATATAGAtctaattgaaataattcgacgaataaacgttttttataccttattatttttgttttctttatgtTTAATCATTTAAGTCGAATACATCCAAAAACTTAATGAACGAATagagtaagtaaattttattataataaatgttattcatAAGATcatgtttcatatttttcacaaaaaagatttttcacagcttttatgatatataataacttttgaat is from Amyelois transitella isolate CPQ chromosome 13, ilAmyTran1.1, whole genome shotgun sequence and encodes:
- the LOC132902415 gene encoding uncharacterized protein LOC132902415; translation: MNCHAMSQANVYYFPYPFPQYPAAAIPPYAVIIPNSTIPEILVTSTPFTITSQPITMTTRTASTSTAAPSTLQKSSSTVVESSSSLSITPDSRREAVIEVSDIYINENIRNNDAKYILTSLRRTKPYWQASGVVPIPNNLAEKLMTQMKDDTKRNRRGYRSN